GTGCAGCAATCCCTGCGTGTAAGGGTGGCGCGGGTCGGCGAACAGCTCCTGGGCCGGGGCGCATTCTACCAGACGCCCGGCGTACATAACGCCCACCGTATCCGCCATCTGGGCGGCTACACCGAGATCGTGGGTAATCAGCAGCACGGCCATGCGGCGCTCTCGGCATCGGGCAGCCAGCAGGCGCAGAATCTGGCCCTGAATCGTGGCGTCCAGAGCCGTTGTGGGTTCGTCAGCCAACAGCAGGGCTGGTCTGCACGACAAGGCCATGGCAATCATGACGCGCTGGCGCATGCCGCCCGAGAGCTGGTGCGGGTAATCGTCATAGCGGCTTTGCGGCGCGGGAATGCCCACTTCTGTCAGCAGCTCTATGGCAGCCTCGCGAGCCTCGGATCGGCCCATGCCCTGATGCAGCTTCAAGGGTTCCGCCACCTGATCGCCAATTTTGAGCACCGGGTTGAGGGAGGTCATGGGCTCCTGAAAGATCATGCCCACCTGGCGGCCGCGTACGGAGCGCATTTCTTTTTCTGAAAGCTCAAGCAGATTCTGACCGTGCAGCAGAATGCGCCCTTCAATCACCGCGTTGGGCGGGGTGAGTTGCAAAATGGCTTTGGCCGTGAGGCTTTTACCGCAGCCGGATTCACCAACGAGGCAAACTGTTTCACCCTCATGCAGGCAGAGGTTTACGCTGCGCACGGCGGGCAGCGGGCCGTCTGCGGTTGCAAAGGTCACAGAGAGGTTTTC
This region of Desulfovibrio desulfuricans genomic DNA includes:
- a CDS encoding ABC transporter ATP-binding protein — encoded protein: MNKPSTQASSPLLQLENLSVTFATADGPLPAVRSVNLCLHEGETVCLVGESGCGKSLTAKAILQLTPPNAVIEGRILLHGQNLLELSEKEMRSVRGRQVGMIFQEPMTSLNPVLKIGDQVAEPLKLHQGMGRSEAREAAIELLTEVGIPAPQSRYDDYPHQLSGGMRQRVMIAMALSCRPALLLADEPTTALDATIQGQILRLLAARCRERRMAVLLITHDLGVAAQMADTVGVMYAGRLVECAPAQELFADPRHPYTQGLLHAAPSARSRGLERLPTIPGSVPSLANMPAGCPFHPRCKSALARCAAEMPPAVASGAHSTACWLVSQP